The following DNA comes from Paenibacillus crassostreae.
TCATTCTTATTCACCTCTGCATATATAGATGGATAAATTGTGTAAAATGTTGCAGTGGCATAATAATCTTTACGCGAATCAATTTCATAATCACCTATGCAGTTTAAATGAGGACTATATATTTACATTTAAATAGATTTGCGTAATTATGAAATTGATTCTCTGGTGAACTATAATGCAAGAGTGGATAAATTCTATGTCAGAGTGTTATTTTAGTATGTACAATTATTTGTGGGTATATGGTGTCGATAATAAGAAGATGTATAATATATCAATATCCCAAATTGGAAAAATTTATATCTTGCATAGATAGAGAATTGCGTGGTATATTATACATCCAGTCGACGAGGTTATGAATATGTTTGATAAAAACGTAAAATAAAAAACCTTGCATTATCGAATGGGACATGATATTATATAGAAGTTGTCGCCGAGAGTAACTGACGACAAACGACGAAAGAAATTGATCTTTGAAAACTGAACAACGAGTGAGTGGTTTTCACGAAAGTGAGAACAAAACAAATGAGAAATCATTTGATAGAGAAAGAAATTTCTCGTCAGTTTGTTTCAAAATGAGCGAATCGCTCTTTTCATAGTTCGTTCCAAATCGCTGCAAAGCTAATTTGAAACGAACTCCTGATGAATTTCAAATCACTGCAAAGTTGATCTGGAATTTATCCTATATGGAGAGTTTGATCCTGGCTCAGGACGAACGCTGGCGGCGTGCCTAATACATGCAAGTCGAGCGGAGTGATTTGAAAGCTTGCTTTCAAATCACTTAGCGGCGGACGGGTGAGTAACACGTAGGTAACCTGCCTGTAAGACTGGGATAACTACCGGAAACGGTAGCTAATACCGGATAACTTGTTTCCTCTCCTGGGGAGACACTGAAAGGCGGAGCAATCTGCCACTTACAGATGGGCCTGCGGCGCATTAGCTAGTTGGTGAGGTAACGGCTCACCAAGGCGACGATGCGTAGCCGACCTGAGAGGGTGAACGGCCACACTGGGACTGAGACACGGCCCAGACTCCTACGGGAGGCAGCAGTAGGGAATCTTCCGCAATGGACGAAAGTCTGACGGAGCAACGCCGCGTGAGTGATGAAGGTTTTCGGATCGTAAAGCTCTGTTGCCAGGGAAGAACGCTTGGGAGAGTAACTGCTCTCAAGGTGACGGTACCTGAGAAGAAAGCCCCGGCTAACTACGTGCCAGCAGCCGCGGTAATACGTAGGGGGCAAGCGTTGTCCGGAATTATTGGGCGTAAAGCGCGCGCAGGCGGTCATTTAAGTTTGGTGTTTAATTCCAGGGCTCAACCCTGGGTCGCACTGAAAACTGGGTGACTTGAGTACAGAAGAGGAGAGTGGAATTCCACGTGTAGCGGTGAAATGCGTAGATATGTGGAGGAACACCAGTGGCGAAGGCGACTCTCTGGGCTGTAACTGACGCTGAGGCGCGAAAGCGTGGGGAGCAAACAGGATTAGATACCCTGGTAGTCCACGCCGTAAACGATGAGTGCTAGGTGTTAGGGGTTTCGATACCCTTGGTGCCGAAGTTAACACATTAAGCACTCCGCCTGGGGAGTACGGTCGCAAGACTGAAACTCAAAGGAATTGACGGGGACCCGCACAAGCAGTGGAGTATGTGGTTTAATTCGAAGCAACGCGAAGAACCTTACCAGGTCTTGACATCCCTCTGAATCCACTAGAGATAGTGGCGGCCTTCGGGACAGAGGAGACAGGTGGTGCATGGTTGTCGTCAGCTCGTGTCGTGAGATGTTGGGTTAAGTCCCGCAACGAGCGCAACCCTTATGCTTAGTTGCCAGCACATTATGGTGGGCACTCTAAGCAGACTGCCGGTGACAAACCGGAGGAAGGTGGGGATGACGTCAAATCATCATGCCCCTTATGACCTGGGCTACACACGTACTACAATGGCCAGTACAACGGGCTGCGAAACCGCGAGGTGGAGCCAATCCCAACAAAGCTGGTCTCAGTTCGGATTGTAGGCTGCAACCCGCCTACATGAAGTCGGAATTGCTAGTAATCGCGGATCAGCATGCCGCGGTGAATACGTTCCCGGGTCTTGTACACACCGCCCGTCACACCACGAGAGTTTACAACACCCGAAGTCGGTGGGGTAACCCGCAAGGGAGCCAGCCGCCGAAGGTGGGGTAGATGATTGGGGTGAAGTCGTAACAAGGTAGCCGTATCGGAAGGTGCGGCTGGATCACCTCCTTTCTATGGAGAATCGTTTCCTGCAATGGAAACATTCAAAGCGTCCGATGTAAGTCGGCGTATATAGACTTTGTAATACAAAGTCGACACTCACTCGTGTTCAGTTTTGAAAGAGCAATCTTTCAAAGTAATATCTTTTCCAATACTTACTGGGTGACTGGTGAGGAAAGAAATGATATGATATTCTTCCGCTGAACAAGCGGTAGGAACTTGATCCTTGAAAACTAGATAACGAACGAATTTGCAAGTTGAAACATTCTTTTATATTTACGTTTTGTTACTTGTTAACAAAACAAAGTGTAAAAGTAGCAGCGAAGTATTCGATTTATCGAGTACCAGCTAAGTTGATATGCGAGTGATTTGAGGCTGGAGATCCTTTGGGAGCTTATTTCTACTAATGAATGGTTTATCCAATCAGGAAATAAGTGTACAAGAGAGCACCAGACGCAAAACAGGAGCATAATGGTTAAGCTACTAAGAGCACACGGAGGATGCCTAGGCGCTAGGAGTCGATGAAGGACGTGGCGAACAACGAAACTGCCTCGGGGAGCTGTAAGCAAGCTTTGATCCGGGGGTGTCCGAATGGGGAAACCCGGCTGTGGTAATACGCAGTCACTCCCACCTGAATACATAGGGTGGGTAGAGACAGACCAGGGGAACTGAAACATCTAAGTACCCTGAGGAAGAGAAAACAATAGTGATTCCGTCAGTAGCGGCGAGCGAACGCGGATTAGCCCAAACCAAGGAGCTTGCTCCTTGGGGTTGTGGGACGTCTCACATGGAGTTACAAAGGAATATATTAAGCGAAGAGGTCTGGAAAGGCCCGGCATAGAAGGTAAAAGCCCTGTAGCTGAAAATGTGTTCTCTCCGAGACGTATCCCGAGTAGTGCGGGGCACGTGAAACCCCGTATGAATCCAGCAGGACCATCTGCTAAGGCTAAATACTCCCTAGCGACCGATAGTGAAACAGTACCGTGAGGGAAAGGTGAAAAGCACCCCGGAAGGGGAGTGAAATAGAACCTGAAACCGTGTGCTTACAAAAAGTCAGAGCCCGATCTATGGGTGATGGCGTGCCTTTTGTAGAATGAACCGGCGAGTTACGTTCCCGTGCAAGGTTAAGGTGAGAAGCCGGAGCCGCAGCGAAAGCGAGTCTGAATAGGGCGAATTATAGTACGTGGACGTAGACCCGAAACCGAGTGATCTACCCCTGTCCAGGGTGAAGGTGCGGTAACACGCACTGGAGGCCCGAACCCACGCATGTTGAAAAATGCGGGGATGAGGTGGGGGTAGCGGAGAAATTCCAATCGAACTCGGAGATAGCTGGTTCTCCCCGAAATAGCTTTAGGGCTAGCCTCGGATGAAGAGTCGTGGAGGTAGAGCACTGATTGGGTGCGGGGCCCGCAAGGGTTACCAAGCTCAGTCAAACTCCGAATGCCATGTACTTATATCCGGGAGTCAGACAGTGAGTGCTAAGATCCATTGTCGAAAGGGAAACAGCCCAGACCATCAGCTAAGGTCCCCAAGTGTGTGTTGAGTGGAAAAGGATGTGGAGTTGCACAGACAACCAGGATGTTGGCTTAGAAGCAGCCACCATTGAAAGAGTGCGTAATAGCTCACTGGTCGAGTGACTCTGCGCCGAAAATGTAACGGGGCTAAACACACCACCGAAGCTATGGCTAGATGCAATGCATCTGGGGTAGGGGAGCGTTGTATAGGGGTTGAAGGTGTACCGTGAGGAGCGCTGGACACTATACAAGTGAGAATGCCGGTATAAGTAACGAAAAGATCAGTGAGAATCTGATCCGCCGAAAGCCCAAGGTTTCCTGAGGAAGGCTCGTCCTCTCAGGGTAAGTCGGGACCTAACGCGAGGCCGAAAGGCGTAGTGGATGGACAACAGGTTGAAATTCCTGTACCACCGTAATCCGTTATGAGTAATGGGGTGACGCAGCAGGGTAGTGACGCGGACTGATGGAATAGTCCGTCTAAGCAGTGAGGCTTGTGTGTAGGCAAATCCGCACACTAATAGGCTGGGCTGTGATGGGGAGCGAAAATTATAGTAGCGAAGGTCATGATCTCACACTGCCAAGAAAAGCCTCTAACCAGGAGAAGGTGCCCGTACCGCAAACCGACACAGGTAGGCGAGAAGAGAATTCTAAGGCGCGCGGAAGAACTCTCGTTAAGGAACTCGGCAAAATGACCCCGTAACTTCGGGAGAAGGGGTGCCCCGGTAGTGTGAATAGCACGAGGGGGCCGCAGTGAAAAGGCCCAAGCGACTGTTTAGCAAAAACACAGGTCTGTGCGAAGCCGTAAGGCGAAGTATACGGGCTGACGCCTGCCCGGTGCTGGAAGGTTAAGGGGAGTGGTTAGGGGAAACCCGAAGCTATGAACCGAAGCCCCAGTAAACGGCGGCCGTAACTATAACGGTCCTAAGGTAGCGAAATTCCTTGTCAGGTAAATTCTGACCCGCACGAATGGCGTAACGATTTGGGCGCTGTCTCAACGAGAGATCCGGTGAAATTTTAATACCTGTGAAGATGCAGGTTACCCGCGACAAGACGGAAAGACCCCATGGAGCTTTACTGCAGCTTGATATTGAATTTGGGTACGATTTGTACAGGATAGGTGGGAGCCTGAGAAATAGGAGCGCAAGCTTCTATGGAGGCGCCGTTGGGATACCACCCTGATCGTATCTAGGTTCTAACCTAGGACCGTAAACCGGTTCGGGGACAGTGTCAGGTGGGCAGTTTGACTGGGGCGGTCGCCTCCTAAAGAGTAACGGAGGCGCCCCAAGGTTCCCTCAGAATGGTTGGAAATCATTCGAAGAGTGCAAAGGCAGAAGGGAGCTTGACTGCGAGACCTACAAGTCGAGCAGGGACGAAAGTCGGGCTTAGTGATCCGGTGGTACCGCATGGAAGGGCCATCGCTCAACGGATAAAAGCTACCCTGGGGATAACAGGCTTATCTCCCCCAAGAGTCCACATCGACGGGGAGGTTTGGCACCTCGATGTCGGCTCATCGCATCCTGGGGCTGAAGTAGGTCCCAAGGGTTGGGCTGTTCGCCCATTAAAGCGGTACGCGAGCTGGGTTCAGAACGTCGTGAGACAGTTCGGTCCCTATCTGTCGTGGGCGCAGGAAATTTGAGAGGAGCTGTCCTTAGTACGAGAGGACCGGGATGGACGCACCTCTGGTGTACCAGTTGTTCCGCCAGGAGCATAGCTGGGTAGCTACGTGCGGACGGGATAAGCGCTGAAAGCATCTAAGCGTGAAGCCCCCCTCAAGATGAGATTTCCCAATTAGTAAGACCCCTTGAAGACTACGAGGTAGATAGGTTGGAGGTGGAAGTGCAGTAATGCACGGAGCTGACCAATACTAATCGGTCGAGGGCTTATCCTAAAAGTTTTCCGTAGGAAAACTAACTTCGGAAGCGTTACGCTTTGCATCGAAGGAAGAACTACGGAGACAAGTGTTTCAATGCAGATTCGTTCGTATCTAGTTTTCAGGTGATCAAACATCTGATAGCTGCAGGTCCTTTCTAAGGGCTGATATTTTCTCGCAGCGAAGAACTGATTTTAAGTTGCATGCCCTTTATAAGGGTGGATATTTTGCTGAAGTGAATTCACTGAAGTAAATGGCAACGCATAAATCCTGTTTGGTGGCGATAGCGGAGGGGTTCCACACGTACCCATCCCGAACACGACCGTTAAGCCCTCCAGCGCCGATGGTACTTGGACCGCAGGGTCCTGGGAGAGTAGGACGTCGCCAAGCAATAATGTTGTAAGACATAATTTACGTACATAGTCATGTGAAGAATGTTGAACAAACCATTATATTCCCTGATAGCTCAGTTGGTAGAGCACTCGACTGTTAATCGAGTTGTCACAGGTTCGAGTCCTGTTCGGGGAGCCATAACGGCCCGTTGGTCAAGTGGTTAAGACACCTCCCTTTCACGGAGGTAACAGGGGTTCGAGTCCCCTACGGGTCACCATTTTATACTTTTTAATGACGCGGGGTGGAGCAGCCCGGTAGCTCGTCGGGCTCATAACCCGAAGGCCGCAGGTTCAAATCCTGCCCCCGCAACCAATTATATCTATGAGGAACCGTGGTGTAGTTGGCCTAACATGCCTGCCTGTCACGCAGGAGATCGCGGGTTCGAATCCCGTCGGTTCCGCCATTATTACTTCTTATGGGACATTAGCTCAGCTGGTAGAGCACCTGACTCTTAATCAGGGTGTCGAAGGTTCGAACCCTTCATGTCCCACCATATTTATTAATTGTGCGCGTGTGGCGGAATTGGCAGACGCACTAGACTTAGGATCTAGCGTTTCACGACGTGGGGGTTCAAGTCCCTCCACGCGCACCATAGTTTTTATTGAAATAGCTTGACACTATTTCACTACATCGGGACGTAGCTCAGCTTGGTAGAGTACCTGGTTTGGGACCAGGGGGTCGCATGTTCAAATCGTGTCGTCCCGATATTTTATTGTTTTGCGGGTGTAGTTCAATGGTAGAACTTCAGCCTTCCAAGCTGATAGCGTGGGTTCGATTCCCATCACCCGCTTAAGGGTAATTAGATAATAAACAAAAAGAGCTACGGATTTCCGTAGCTCTTTTTGTTTAACTAAATAATCACTTGATCATTTATTCAGTATCTTATCTTTCAATTAAATATTTATTTCTTCAATTTTGAATAAAAAGGTTGTACATTATTATGAACATGTCATTATATATAGTGATGGACTGAATTGAAAGGTATGTGATGCCCGTGATTAGATTTGGTATTATCGGAACCAACTGGATAACAGAACGTTTCATTCAAGCTGGAATGGAATCAGATCAATTTGAAATTGGTGCAGTTTATTCGCGAACCGAAGAGCAAGGGAGAACGTTTGCTTCTAAATTTGACATACCATTGGTGTTCACCGATTTAGAGGAAATGGTCGCGAATGATCTGCTGGATGCGGTGTATATTGCAAGTCCTAATTCATTACATGCTCAACAAGCCATTTGTTGTATGAACTATGGGAAACATGTCTTATGTGAGAAGCCCATATCTTCTAATGTTAGGGAATTACGTATGATGATTGAGACAGCGCAGACTAAAGATGTTCTTTTGATGGAAGCAATGAAATCTACATTAATGCCAAGTTTTACAATTATGAAGAATAACTTATACAAAATAGGTCGAGTCCGTCGTTACTTCGCAAGTTTTTGTCGTTATTCTTCAAGCTATGATGAATTACAGCAGGGAGCAATCCCCAATACCTTTAATCCTACATACTCTAGTGGTTCCCTAATGGATCTTGGTGTCTACTGTATCTATCCACTCGTGAGTTTATTTGGCAAGCCGAATACCATTGAATCTATAAGTGTATTGTTATCTTCGGGTACGGATGGGGAAGGTAGTATGGTATTGGGATATAACAAAATGGATGCTATAATTTCACATTCGAAAATCACCGATTCTTACTTGCCTGCCGAGATTCAAGGAGAGAATGGAACGATGATTATTGATAGGATCAGTTCGCCACAAAATGTTAAAATCCACTACAGAGATGGAACGATAGAGGATCTGACAATTCCACCCGTTCATAACCCAATGTATTATGAAATTCAAGAATTTATAGACTTATTGGAATGTGGCAAACGTAAGAGTTCAATTAATTCATTCACAAATTCGTTAATGGTAGCAGAAATTATGGATGAAGCTAGACGACAGGGTGGAATACATTAT
Coding sequences within:
- a CDS encoding Gfo/Idh/MocA family protein, which translates into the protein MRFGIIGTNWITERFIQAGMESDQFEIGAVYSRTEEQGRTFASKFDIPLVFTDLEEMVANDLLDAVYIASPNSLHAQQAICCMNYGKHVLCEKPISSNVRELRMMIETAQTKDVLLMEAMKSTLMPSFTIMKNNLYKIGRVRRYFASFCRYSSSYDELQQGAIPNTFNPTYSSGSLMDLGVYCIYPLVSLFGKPNTIESISVLLSSGTDGEGSMVLGYNKMDAIISHSKITDSYLPAEIQGENGTMIIDRISSPQNVKIHYRDGTIEDLTIPPVHNPMYYEIQEFIDLLECGKRKSSINSFTNSLMVAEIMDEARRQGGIHYPADMIKKC